A window from Candidatus Nitrospira neomarina encodes these proteins:
- a CDS encoding Slp family lipoprotein, whose amino-acid sequence MKIGMRGIHLVVLLVGLSGCATFSSSPFSTNQEGQVTAGASFANVIQDPSAHIGHLLKVGGVVLSAKRLVDRTEVMVLQIPLDSDSIPKWNRTLSQGRFIATQQPFLDPATLPEGTRVTILGEVTGQKSVQVDAEEKNYPVLAIQALKVWPLIPQGGYGYGPYWGPYPYWGRNRGWYWPYSPYSFGYARRNFRGHRGWR is encoded by the coding sequence ATGAAAATTGGGATGCGGGGTATTCATCTGGTGGTTCTGTTGGTTGGCCTGAGTGGGTGCGCGACATTTTCCTCCTCCCCGTTTTCCACAAACCAGGAAGGGCAGGTGACGGCCGGTGCGTCGTTTGCCAACGTGATTCAAGACCCCTCTGCACATATCGGACACCTTCTCAAGGTGGGTGGAGTCGTCCTGTCTGCGAAACGTCTCGTGGACCGGACCGAAGTGATGGTACTTCAGATCCCCTTAGACAGCGATTCGATTCCCAAATGGAATCGGACTCTCTCCCAAGGTCGTTTCATTGCCACTCAGCAGCCCTTTCTTGATCCGGCCACGCTTCCCGAAGGCACTCGGGTAACAATTCTAGGCGAAGTGACCGGCCAAAAGTCCGTGCAAGTGGATGCAGAAGAAAAAAATTATCCTGTTCTTGCCATTCAAGCCTTGAAAGTGTGGCCGCTGATTCCTCAAGGCGGATACGGGTATGGTCCCTATTGGGGGCCTTATCCCTACTGGGGCCGGAATCGGGGATGGTATTGGCCGTATTCTCCGTATTCCTTTGGGTACGCCCGACGCAATTTTAGGGGACACAGGGGTTGGCGATGA
- a CDS encoding chlorite dismutase family protein — protein MPVLLSLLFITVVQFCLSGLSWAADAPVFGTFALYEVDKDWKDLPMEERQKGGEEAKALLEAFTSQVTVDGYWTYGLTTESHFLLRLHSAELKTNQQLLTQLRSTRLGRHLDLEYTISGVTKGLNYAPDFPDLLQQLKGAKYEGDPSTYAIMIPIRKNAEWWNLSKEDRVALMKEHTIPTVAYLKTVKRKLYHSTGISDVDFLTIFETNNLVDFNDLVIALRMVREDIFNVQLGEPTIIGTLKSWNDIVDLLVK, from the coding sequence ATGCCTGTATTACTATCTTTGTTGTTCATTACGGTCGTGCAATTTTGTTTGTCTGGGTTAAGCTGGGCCGCCGATGCCCCGGTGTTTGGGACCTTCGCCCTTTATGAGGTGGATAAAGATTGGAAGGATTTGCCGATGGAGGAAAGGCAGAAAGGCGGGGAGGAGGCCAAAGCTCTGTTGGAGGCATTCACAAGTCAGGTGACCGTGGATGGATATTGGACTTATGGATTGACGACAGAATCCCATTTTTTGCTTCGTCTGCATTCCGCTGAACTCAAAACCAACCAGCAATTACTGACCCAACTTCGGAGTACCCGCCTTGGCCGGCATTTGGATTTGGAGTACACGATCAGCGGGGTGACCAAGGGATTGAATTATGCTCCGGATTTTCCTGATTTGCTTCAACAACTGAAAGGGGCGAAATACGAAGGTGATCCGTCTACCTATGCGATTATGATCCCCATTCGGAAAAATGCCGAATGGTGGAACCTGTCTAAAGAGGATCGTGTGGCACTGATGAAAGAACACACCATTCCCACGGTTGCCTATTTAAAAACGGTGAAGCGGAAATTGTACCATTCCACCGGGATTTCGGATGTGGACTTTCTCACCATCTTTGAAACCAATAATCTGGTGGATTTCAATGACCTGGTTATTGCGTTACGGATGGTCCGTGAAGATATCTTCAATGTTCAGCTCGGAGAGCCGACGATCATCGGCACATTGAAAAGCTGGAATGATATTGTCGACCTTCTTGTGAAATAG
- the pdhA gene encoding pyruvate dehydrogenase (acetyl-transferring) E1 component subunit alpha, whose product MAKSTVEHHSNKNDFLTLYRDMLLIRRFEEKSAEMYALAKIAGFLHLYIGQEAVAVGCMHAIRPDDYVITSYRDHGHCLAKGSDPKNVMAELFGKATGLCKGKGGSMHLIDVERHFMGGYAIVGGHLPLAVGLAFASRYRKEDRVVLCFFGDGAVPSGHTHEAFNLAALWKLPVIFICENNRYGMGTPVEREMLLYKDIAERARAHGIEAEQVDGMDVLAVKELTAGVVKKLRKEPQPYFIEASTYRFMGHSMSDPAHGHYRTKEEVGEARKQDPLIFLKSRILQDGLATEADFKQMDKDVIETVTEAVKFADESPFPEPGALHEDVLVE is encoded by the coding sequence ATGGCGAAGAGTACGGTGGAACACCATTCGAACAAGAACGATTTCTTGACATTGTACCGGGACATGCTCCTCATCCGACGCTTTGAGGAAAAGTCGGCGGAGATGTACGCCTTAGCGAAGATCGCAGGCTTCCTTCATTTATACATCGGTCAGGAAGCAGTCGCCGTGGGATGTATGCATGCGATTCGCCCGGATGACTATGTCATTACCTCCTACCGGGATCACGGACATTGTCTGGCCAAGGGGTCGGATCCCAAAAATGTGATGGCTGAATTGTTTGGAAAGGCCACCGGCTTGTGTAAAGGCAAAGGAGGATCGATGCATCTCATCGACGTCGAACGGCACTTCATGGGCGGGTATGCCATTGTTGGTGGGCATTTACCGCTTGCAGTCGGGTTGGCGTTTGCCTCACGGTATCGCAAGGAAGACCGGGTGGTTCTCTGCTTTTTTGGTGATGGAGCGGTTCCCAGCGGGCATACGCATGAAGCCTTCAATCTGGCGGCGTTGTGGAAGTTACCTGTCATCTTTATTTGCGAAAACAACCGGTACGGGATGGGTACGCCGGTTGAACGCGAGATGCTGCTGTATAAAGACATTGCCGAACGGGCCAGGGCGCATGGGATTGAAGCGGAACAGGTGGATGGGATGGATGTGCTGGCGGTGAAGGAGTTGACCGCGGGCGTGGTGAAGAAGTTGCGAAAAGAACCACAACCATACTTTATTGAGGCGTCAACGTATCGATTTATGGGTCATTCCATGTCCGATCCCGCCCACGGTCATTATCGAACGAAGGAAGAAGTTGGAGAAGCCCGTAAGCAGGATCCGTTGATTTTTCTCAAGAGCCGGATCCTTCAGGATGGCCTGGCTACCGAGGCCGACTTTAAGCAGATGGATAAAGATGTGATTGAGACGGTGACCGAAGCTGTGAAGTTTGCCGATGAAAGTCCGTTTCCTGAGCCCGGCGCGCTCCATGAGGATGTATTAGTTGAGTG
- a CDS encoding DUF1207 domain-containing protein: MTQPVASLAADSTVPTTTHTGLRKWTNVIVFLLCCIFGWMPNAIAVEDSYIAGYAAAVLQHEFNATNASLIVKDGVVTVYAVSLGTLDRTKVQTALENIPGVKRVEVIEGNADSVTPKPPPSDAITQEIPKPESKFLPNGLLFDPLHADPRWPHFSVTYRDISKGSEPSKTGSANFGETFAIYRNAAPFDGQWEIAFQGGVFSVFDLDASSKDLVNADYTAGLLASYRTGSLSGFLRIHHQSSHLGDEFILNNQPNRINLSYEEIDAKLSYELFDWFRVYGGGGILVNRDPDSLGRGTSQFGAELTSPWTLLSGKIRPVAYGDFQVNERSNWIINRSLMAGLQFENARIGDRKLQLLMEYYKGASPNGQFYSQRTEWIGVGLHLYY; encoded by the coding sequence ATGACCCAACCGGTTGCTTCTCTCGCCGCAGATTCTACGGTTCCCACAACGACCCATACAGGATTGCGGAAATGGACAAACGTGATCGTGTTCCTACTCTGTTGTATTTTTGGATGGATGCCAAACGCCATCGCGGTCGAAGATTCCTACATCGCCGGATATGCCGCCGCTGTACTTCAACATGAATTTAACGCAACCAATGCCTCCTTGATCGTAAAAGACGGCGTCGTGACCGTCTATGCCGTTTCGCTCGGGACTCTGGACCGAACGAAGGTCCAGACCGCGCTGGAAAACATTCCCGGTGTCAAGCGAGTAGAAGTCATAGAGGGCAATGCCGACTCCGTGACTCCCAAACCTCCTCCATCGGATGCTATCACGCAAGAAATTCCCAAGCCCGAGTCCAAGTTTCTTCCGAATGGTCTTCTCTTCGATCCGCTTCATGCCGACCCACGTTGGCCGCATTTCTCCGTGACCTATCGTGATATTTCAAAAGGTTCCGAACCCTCAAAAACCGGCTCGGCAAATTTCGGAGAAACGTTCGCGATCTATCGGAATGCTGCGCCATTCGACGGACAATGGGAAATCGCGTTCCAGGGCGGAGTTTTCAGCGTGTTCGATTTGGACGCGTCGTCCAAAGACCTTGTCAACGCTGATTATACTGCCGGCCTTCTTGCCAGTTATCGGACCGGTTCCCTTTCCGGCTTCCTTCGCATCCATCATCAAAGTTCCCATCTTGGTGATGAATTCATTCTCAATAACCAGCCGAACAGAATCAATTTGTCCTATGAAGAAATTGATGCAAAGTTGTCCTATGAATTGTTCGACTGGTTCCGGGTGTATGGCGGCGGCGGGATACTGGTGAATCGGGATCCCGACTCGTTAGGCCGCGGCACAAGCCAATTCGGGGCCGAATTAACGAGCCCTTGGACGTTATTGAGCGGGAAGATTCGTCCGGTGGCGTATGGAGATTTTCAGGTCAATGAGAGAAGCAATTGGATCATCAACCGTTCGCTGATGGCAGGGCTACAATTCGAAAATGCCCGTATCGGCGATCGCAAACTTCAACTCTTAATGGAGTATTATAAGGGTGCTTCACCCAACGGCCAATTTTATTCTCAGCGAACCGAGTGGATCGGAGTCGGCCTTCATCTGTATTACTGA